The following are encoded together in the Humulus lupulus chromosome 5, drHumLupu1.1, whole genome shotgun sequence genome:
- the LOC133834848 gene encoding ubiquinol oxidase 2, mitochondrial-like: protein MSVTRSYATRQLAAVGTRLFSSATARAVANEPAVMKGLIRSLPTGATAWTKNSSAVYLVQRGYGSAASRGASTVAENGEHHEKVNQVENGAFPESAYVSNNDEKGIVSYWGVPPSRLTKEDGTEWKWTCFRPWDTYKSNLSIDLKKHHAPTTLLDKIAFWTVKSLRWPTDIFFQRRYGCRAMMLETVAAVPGMVGGALLHCKSLRRFEHSGGWIRTLLEEAENERMHLMTFMEVAKPKWYERALVFTVQGIFFNAYFLGYMISPKFAHRVVGYLEEEAIHSYTEFLKELDKGNIENVPAPAIAIDYWQLPSNATLRDVVLVVRADEAHHRDVNHFASDIHYQGRELKEAPAPLGYH from the exons atgtcgGTGACTCGCAGTTACGCCACCAGGCAGCTGGCCGCTGTAGGCACTCGGCTGTTCTCCTCCGCCACAGCTCGAGCGGTGGCCAACGAGCCGGCCGTCATGAAGGGCCTTATCAGGTCGCTTCCGACTGGTGCCACCGCATGGACGAAGAACAGCAGCGCAGTTTATTTGGTTCAGAGAGGCTACGGTAGCGCCGCCTCGAGGGGTGCTAGTACGGTGGCTGAAAACGGTGAGCATCATGAGAAGGTGAATCAGGTCGAGAACGGTGCCTTTCCGGAATCCGCCTATGTAAGTAATAATGACGAGAAGGGGATTGTAAGTTATTGGGGCGTACCACCAAGCAGGCTTACCAAGGAAGATGGAACCGAGTGGAAATGGACCTGCTTTAGG CCTTGGGACACGTACAAATCAAATCTCTCCATTGATCTGAAGAAGCACCACGCCCCTACAACGTTATTGGACAAAATAGCTTTTTGGACTGTCAAATCCCTCAGATGGCCAACCGATATTTTCTTCCAg aGACGATATGGATGCCGGGCCATGATGCTGGAGACCGTGGCGGCGGTGCCGGGCATGGTGGGCGGAGCACTGCTGCACTGCAAGTCGCTGCGGAGATTCGAGCACAGTGGTGGGTGGATCAGAACGCTGCTTGAAGAGGCTGAGAACGAGCGGATGCATCTGATGACATTCATGGAAGTAGCGAAGCCCAAGTGGTACGAGCGAGCCCTTGTCTTCACTGTCCAAGGAATCTTCTTCAACGCCTACTTCTTGGGGTATATGATTTCCCCAAAGTTCGCTCACCGAGTGGTTGGTTACCTTGAGGAGGAAGCAATCCATTCCTACACCGAGTTCCTCAAGGAACTTGACAAAGGCAATATTGAAAATGTTCCTGCTCCGGCAATCGCCATCGACTACTGGCAGCTTCCGTCCAACGCCACCTTGCGAGATGTCGTTCTCGTTGTCCGAGCTGATGAGGCTCACCACCGTGATGTTAATCACTTTGCATCG GACATTCATTATCAAGGACGTGAGCTTAAGGAAGCTCCTGCTCCCCTGGGATATCACTGA